A window of Dehalococcoidales bacterium genomic DNA:
ACCGACATTTCGGTGTTGGTGCCGATGGCCTGCTCCTCCTGCTGCCATCGGATAGGGCGGACTTTCGTATGAGAATCTTCAATGCGGATGGGTCCGAGTCCAGTGCTTGCGGAAATGGCCTGAGATGCATGGTCAAGTACTTCCTGGATAGCCAGGTGGGAAATAGGCGGGCTGCCGAGATATCGGTAGAGACTATGGCCGGGGTTCGTATAGCGCGGATTCGAAAGACTGACGGCGAGGTGGCTGAGATTCAGGTCGAAATGGGTAAGCCGGGAATCGGGCAGGAAAATGCCCCGGTAGAACCGGATAGGGGGGGCGATGCTGCTCTTGACATAAAGACACGGATGAGTCGCTCGATAACTGTACTGGGCAGGGGACTGGACCTGTTTCTGGTGTCGATGAGTAATCCTCATGCTATCCTTTTCACTGAAGAACCGGTTTCGAAATTTCCATTATCTGAGATAGGGCCACAGGTAGAGTGCCACCCGGAATTTCCCGGTAGGACCAACTACGAAGTTGTTAACGTTCGGAGTCGTAATCTGGTTGAAGCCCGCGTCTGGGAACGTGGGGTAGGGGAGACCCTGGCCTGTGGAAGTGGTGCCTGTGCGATAAGTGTCGCGGCTCAACTGCTTGGTTATGTGGACCGCAGGGTTGATGTGGCATTACCCGGGGGAGTACTGAACGTAGAGTGGGACGGAGCAGGGGAAGTGTTTCTCAGTGGACCGGCGGAGACGGTCTTCAGTGGCGACTGGCTCTGAGTGATAGCGGATTATGGAACGCGGGAGAGGAAGGGTATAGTTATGAAGAAAATGGCCAAAAGGGTTGAAAAATTACCTCCTTACCTTTTTGTAGAAATCAGCAGGAAGATTGCTGAGAAGAGGGCGAGAGGTGAAGAAGTAGTCAGCTTCGGCATCGGTGATCCGGACATGCCAACACCGCCCCATGTAATAGAGAGGTTATGCCAAGAAGTGAAAAAACCGGCTAACCATCGCTACCCGGAGTCGGAAGGCTTGCCCGAACTCCGACGGACGATAGCCGATTGGTATCAGAGGCGCTTTAATGTTTCCCTGGACCCTGAGACGGAGGTATTACCCCTTATTGGTACCAAAGAAGGTATCGGACATATGGCCTTCTGCTTTGCCGAACCCGGGGACAGCGTCCTGGTACCGGACCCGGGTTACCCCGTCTACTCGGTGGGCACACTTCTGGCCGGTGCACAGCCTTACTATATGCCCCTTTTGGAAAAGAACGACTTCCTGCCTGACCTGCGCCGGATACCGGAAGACGTATTGAGGAAGGCTACCCTCATGTGGATTAACTACCCCAACAACCCGACTTCCGCGGTGGCCGACCTTCCGTTCTACATCGGGGTAGTGGAATTTGCACGGGCGCATGATATTTATGTGTGTCATGACGGGCCGTACTCCGAGGTCGCCTATGATGGCTACCGACCGGTCAGCTTTCTTCAGGCAGACGGAGCCAGGGACACAGGTGTGGAGTTCCATTCCCTTTCCAAGAGCTACAACATGACCGGATGGCGTATTGGCATGGTCGTGGGTAATCCTGTAATGATAGATGCCCTGAAGCGCCTGAAATCAAACCTGGATTCCGGTATCCCGCAGGCAATCCAGTACGCGGCGATTGAAGCTATGACTGGTCCGCAGGACTGTATCGAGGAACACAATGCCGTCTACCAGAGGCGACGTGACCTGGTGGTCGACATGCTGATAAGAATGGGTCTGGAGGTAACTCCTCCGCGAGCGAGTCTGTACGTCTGGGCGAAGGTCCCACAGGGCTATAATTCTGTGGAGTTCGCCAATGACCTGCTGGAGAAGGTCGGTGTGGTCGTGACCCCGGGAATTGGCTACGGTAGAAACGGTGAGGGCTATGTGAGGTTATCCCTGACACTACCTGATGCCAGCCTGGTGAAAGGCTTATCCCGTCTTGCTGAATGGCAGGACTCCAGGAATCGATTCAAGCCCAGGGTGTAGTCCGGATATAGTCGGAATATCCTGGCAAGAGAGGTTTCAAGATAGCAAAGACCACTGTTGTCACTCAATCACCTACGGAGCGCGCCTTCCTGGTGGCAGTTACCAGGAAGGCCGGGGTTCATACGGTATCTACCGAAGATTCTCTGGAAGAGCTGGCACAGCTCGCCGGGACAGCCGGTGCCCGGGTGATCGGTAAGCTCACCCAATCCCTTCCGGTGCCCTCGAAGTCGTACTATTTGGGCAAAGGAAAGCTTGCCGAGCTTCAATCACTGAAGGAGACTGCTGGTTATGATGTTGCTGTCTTCGACGACGAGCTCTCGCCACTGCAGCAGCGAAATCTGGAGGAGAGCCTCGATGTAAAAGTTATTGACCGCGCTGCACTGATTCTGGACGTATTTGCCAGGCGCGCCCGGACCCGCGAGGGCCAGCTTCAAGTAGAGCTGGCACAGCACCAGTACCTGTTGCCGCGTCTGGCCGGGCAGTGGAGCCACCTGGAGAGACTCGGCGGTGGTATTGGTACCAGGGGACCGGGCGAATCGCAGCTAGAGACCGACAGGCGTCTTATCCGGCGCAGGATTCATCACCTGAACCAGCAGATAGAGCGGGTCAGGAAGCAACGCATGCTGTACCGCCAGAGGCGAAGGAAGAGTGGTATCCCGGTGGTGGCGCTGGTGGGATACACCAATGCCGGCAAGAGTACGCTGCTGAACGCCCTCAGTCGAGCGGACGTTCCCAGTGAGAACAGGCTTTTCACCACCCTGGACCCGACCACGAGACGTATCACCCTTGCGGACCAGAGTCCTGTCCTGTTGAGCGATACAGTTGGATTCATACGTAAGCTGCCACCAGCCATAATAACCGCGTTCCGCGCGACACTCGAGGAACTCTCCGAGGCCAGCATGCTCCTCCATGTGGTCGATTTCGCTTCACACCGTGCTCCGGAGGAATGCCAGACAGTGGAAGACATCCTTGCCGACCTGAACCTGGCCGACAAGCCGATTGTCACGGTCCTGAACAAGGGCGACCTTCTCCTGGACAACAGCCGTACCTGGACGGAGCAGGAAGCCCTGGAGTATCTTTCATCTCAGAGTGAGAGTCAGAACGAGAAAGTGGTCCTTATCTCCGCGGTAAGGAAATGGGGGCTATCAGGACTGCTGGAATTAGTGGCTCGTACCCTGGCCGATAATACCACACGGGTACGTGCTTATTCCGGTTGATTGCAAAAGCTACATGGTCGGGTCAGGCATCTACGGCAGGCTCAAAACTATCAGATATCAAGCACAGCCTGGCCGGCTAGAACTCGTTTGACGGTATTTCGTGCCCAAGGCTCGAAATACATGTCTACTCCGACCACGCTCTTACCTTGTTTGTAGGGGACCCGGTAGAGGGTGGCATTCCACCTGGAGAG
This region includes:
- the dapF gene encoding diaminopimelate epimerase, with product MKFTKMQGAGNDFVLVEAGDSQRDWSELAVAMCDRHFGVGADGLLLLLPSDRADFRMRIFNADGSESSACGNGLRCMVKYFLDSQVGNRRAAEISVETMAGVRIARIRKTDGEVAEIQVEMGKPGIGQENAPVEPDRGGDAALDIKTRMSRSITVLGRGLDLFLVSMSNPHAILFTEEPVSKFPLSEIGPQVECHPEFPGRTNYEVVNVRSRNLVEARVWERGVGETLACGSGACAISVAAQLLGYVDRRVDVALPGGVLNVEWDGAGEVFLSGPAETVFSGDWL
- a CDS encoding LL-diaminopimelate aminotransferase, translating into MKKMAKRVEKLPPYLFVEISRKIAEKRARGEEVVSFGIGDPDMPTPPHVIERLCQEVKKPANHRYPESEGLPELRRTIADWYQRRFNVSLDPETEVLPLIGTKEGIGHMAFCFAEPGDSVLVPDPGYPVYSVGTLLAGAQPYYMPLLEKNDFLPDLRRIPEDVLRKATLMWINYPNNPTSAVADLPFYIGVVEFARAHDIYVCHDGPYSEVAYDGYRPVSFLQADGARDTGVEFHSLSKSYNMTGWRIGMVVGNPVMIDALKRLKSNLDSGIPQAIQYAAIEAMTGPQDCIEEHNAVYQRRRDLVVDMLIRMGLEVTPPRASLYVWAKVPQGYNSVEFANDLLEKVGVVVTPGIGYGRNGEGYVRLSLTLPDASLVKGLSRLAEWQDSRNRFKPRV
- the hflX gene encoding GTPase HflX, with protein sequence MAVTRKAGVHTVSTEDSLEELAQLAGTAGARVIGKLTQSLPVPSKSYYLGKGKLAELQSLKETAGYDVAVFDDELSPLQQRNLEESLDVKVIDRAALILDVFARRARTREGQLQVELAQHQYLLPRLAGQWSHLERLGGGIGTRGPGESQLETDRRLIRRRIHHLNQQIERVRKQRMLYRQRRRKSGIPVVALVGYTNAGKSTLLNALSRADVPSENRLFTTLDPTTRRITLADQSPVLLSDTVGFIRKLPPAIITAFRATLEELSEASMLLHVVDFASHRAPEECQTVEDILADLNLADKPIVTVLNKGDLLLDNSRTWTEQEALEYLSSQSESQNEKVVLISAVRKWGLSGLLELVARTLADNTTRVRAYSG